The following nucleotide sequence is from Halorussus caseinilyticus.
CGAGTCGGCGGTGGGGAGCGGGTCGTCGGACGAGTCCGACGACCCGCGGCCGTCGGCGCGAATCGGACCCTTGTCGAGGGCTTGGGCGGCGGCGCTCGACACGTCCTGTGGCGTGTCGTCGCGCTCCGCGAGCGCCATCAACAGCGCGTCGTCGCGCATCTTCTCCAGTCCGCGCATCAGGCCGAGAAACAGGACCGTCGGTGCGGTAATCACGAAACAGGCGACCAGCAGTCGGAGGGCGAGGTTCATGTCCGACTGGCGTGAGCAGACCTTATTAATTCTATCGATTCCTTGAATACGAGTCGGTCGGCGCGCGGGTTACGACTCGTCGTCTTCGAACCGCTCGACGCTGTGGTCGATTCGCTCGCAGGTCTCGGCAGTGAGGTCGGCCAGCACGACGCGTTCGCTCTCGTTCCGGTCGAGCAGGCCCGCCTCGTCCATCACCGGGAGATGGTGGCGGTCGAGCGAGACGCGGAGTCGTTCGGGGTGCTGGTCCACCGACCCGGCGATGGTGTCGGTCAGCTCGGCGACGGTCGCCGACCCGTGTTCGCGGAGGTGGTCCAGCGCCGCCCGCCGCCGCCGGTCGGTCAGCACCCAGTGTAGGTCGTCGGGAAGCGGTCTGTCGGCGTCGTCGGGCGCGCTGTTCGACAGGTCGGCCGAGTCTCGTCGGCTTCGATTCATAGCCGTTCGGGTCGAAGACCCCCGACTACATCAAACTATTCGGGGTACTGATATATTTGGGTGCGGTCGGCTCGGTTCCGATGCGGTCGGTTCCCGGTGAGAACATCCCCCACAGTAACGCCGAGGTCGGGCGACCACGGACCCGCGACGGCCGACGCCAGCGAACGGACGAGAGACGAGTCGAGGACCGGAAAACGAGGTATTCAGAAGTTCAGCGTGCCGATTCGAGGTCTACGAAAGCGTCGTCGTCTGCGGTAAGCCACGTAGACATTCGCTCTACGCTCGAAAGGCCGTCCGGGTAGACTGTCCGGCG
It contains:
- a CDS encoding DUF7344 domain-containing protein; its protein translation is MNRSRRDSADLSNSAPDDADRPLPDDLHWVLTDRRRRAALDHLREHGSATVAELTDTIAGSVDQHPERLRVSLDRHHLPVMDEAGLLDRNESERVVLADLTAETCERIDHSVERFEDDES
- a CDS encoding zinc ribbon domain-containing protein, which translates into the protein MNLALRLLVACFVITAPTVLFLGLMRGLEKMRDDALLMALAERDDTPQDVSSAAAQALDKGPIRADGRGSSDSSDDPLPTADSFVCSTCGASNMTGARYCQDCLGELNR